A genomic segment from Alkalilimnicola ehrlichii MLHE-1 encodes:
- the flgG gene encoding flagellar basal-body rod protein FlgG, with translation MNPALWVAKTGLDAQQTRMQVVSNNLANVNTTGFKKDRANFEDLIYQTVRQAGGQSTQDTLLPTGLNLGTGVRVTSTEKIHMQGNIQQTENSLDIAIEGDGFFQILMPDGEIAYSRDGSFNVDDQGQMVTSSGYQLQPPINIPDDAVSVTIGRDGTVSARLPGQADPQQLGNIQLADFINPAGLDAMGGNLFRETAASGPPQISDPGLDGVGTLLQGALESSNVNIAEELVNMIETQRAFETNTKAISSTDQMLQFINNNI, from the coding sequence ATGAATCCAGCACTTTGGGTGGCCAAGACCGGCCTGGATGCGCAGCAGACGCGTATGCAGGTGGTGTCCAACAACCTGGCCAACGTCAACACCACCGGCTTCAAGAAGGACCGGGCCAACTTCGAGGACCTGATCTACCAGACGGTCCGCCAAGCCGGCGGCCAGAGCACCCAGGACACCCTTCTGCCCACCGGGCTGAATCTGGGGACCGGGGTCCGGGTCACCTCCACGGAAAAGATCCACATGCAGGGCAACATCCAGCAGACCGAGAACTCGCTGGATATCGCCATTGAGGGCGACGGCTTCTTCCAGATCCTCATGCCCGATGGCGAGATCGCCTACAGCCGCGACGGCAGCTTCAACGTCGATGACCAGGGCCAGATGGTGACCTCCTCCGGCTACCAACTGCAGCCGCCCATCAATATCCCGGACGACGCGGTCAGCGTCACCATCGGCCGTGACGGCACCGTCAGCGCCCGCCTGCCCGGTCAGGCCGATCCGCAGCAGCTCGGCAACATCCAGCTGGCCGACTTCATCAATCCGGCGGGACTCGATGCCATGGGCGGCAACCTGTTCCGCGAGACCGCCGCCAGCGGCCCGCCACAGATCAGCGACCCGGGCCTGGACGGTGTCGGTACCCTCCTGCAGGGCGCGCTGGAGAGCTCCAACGTCAACATTGCCGAGGAACTGGTCAACATGATCGAGACCCAGCGGGCCTTCGAGACCAACACCAAGGCCATCTCGTCCACCGACCAGATGCTGCAGTTCATCAACAACAACATCTAA